From the genome of Plectropomus leopardus isolate mb chromosome 9, YSFRI_Pleo_2.0, whole genome shotgun sequence:
attaaagtgatctACACGTATAAATGCataactaattaaaaatatagaaaatacattttacctGAGTGTgatttgaatgcaggactttcatACATTACAAAGTATTTCTTCACAGtaatattgctacttttacttgagtaaaagatATGAGAGTCTTACAAATCCTGAATTTAGAAAATACAGACGTGACCACATTGTCTGTCTGTTCCcaactaaaaatatattaacaacTATTAGCTGGATTGgtacaaaatttaatttaaatttaatgcGATTCTTCATAATCCCCGGAGGATGAACCCTTACGACTTTGTTGATCCCTGGACTTTTACGCAAGCGCCACCATGAGGCTTCACGTTTGTGGTCTCAACAACTAtggatggattgccataaaATTCGGTCCAGAAATGCCTGTCCCGCTTGAGATGACCTGCTATAGCTAtagctgttgttgtttcatGAGTTATGTGAGCATGCATAGACTATTCATTCTCTTTGTCAGCCCAAAAGGACTCTGTGAGACACTGATACACAAACTTGTTATAAAACTATGGAAACAGAAATCTAAAATTATTTGGAAGTGATGTGTAAAAATCAATCTTAACACTAATCAGAAATGTCGAGGATATGAAAATCAACCGTATTTAaccatattttatgttatacaGCAACAGTAATGTCTAATTTTTGGTGGCAGATTTCTGAGGGAGCTGTTCAAAATGATCATAAATTTAGTAATGTGTTAACCTCTAAGAAAAGGTAAAGTTTAACGATAATCATCgatatattattaataaactATAGCCCACTATTTGTAGAGTTTTACTGAAAACAACAGAGatgtattaaatattttttaagttgatgCAGCCTGATAATCCCACGTGGAAGAAAACTTAGAGTACATACCAGaacattgtatttattataagaACTATAATAggaataaatacaacatttataCCATGTTTAGTAGCACAGTTCAGACAGGATTAATTCTATCACAAAATAGTTATACTTTTTAAAACGGTACAGACCTTTCACAAACTATTTCACAGTACAGCATGTCTCTTTATTGATCAGTCTTGTGtagtatttcattttcaaaagcaaatgtttttacaaaagaagGCAAGAAGTGGCTTGTGATGCTTTATCATAAATGTATAATACTGCTCtattcaacaaaaaatatagtAATAGTGTATTTGCAGTCatttattatatctttttttactgtgtaaGTACAGTACAAGTCCTGCTTTCAGTGTTTGCATGATAGTTCTTTGAATTCTTACAATatacatgtttgaaaaatataattcaaaacaaaattagtaCACTCTGTCACACAAAAACTGTGcacacaaaaccaaaatctaACCCGATACAACAATATTTTCTAATCGCCTAGTAATGTTTTAAGTCATAATTGGATTTGCATAGCCAGAAATGCTAACTATTGGGCAGAGTGTAATTTAGTTTGATTAATCTcgctaattatttatttcattacaaAATATCAGGAATTGTAACTCACTCTACGCACTCGTCCTGTGCTCAGCACTGTTTGTTGTGGGTGCAGGTGCCAGTAGCACGCTCAAGGTACAAAGACACAACAGAAACACGAGAGTAAATATCTACTTCTTAAGGAATTTCACAGCAGAAGATGTGGATATTTAGTGAAAGGTGAGggaaattacatatttcatgGAAAATAATgcttcaaaatatgttttttcttgtacattttcttGCCTCGTTGTCATGGGAGCATCCTGCTGGCAGCGAGATGTTGGCCTTACGCTCCGACATCCAAGGTGAAGGTCACACTGCCCAGGTAGCGATCAGTGGGTGAATCATTGACGATGCCCTTTCCGTTCAGTTTGCATTGTATTTGGACGTGAGTGTCGTACTGCACTCCTGCAAAACGCACAGCCACCACCGGTGAAGAGTAGTTTACCTGAGCAAACAGAGACGTGAGAGGACGAGACACAATTATTTAGAGAGAAACATCGCCTAAATTTAGGATTCCAAGATGTTATTTCCACAGCCCCGAAGAAAGTTAAATTAATATCTGTGAACTTTAGCTACTCTCTCACAAAGCAcgaaaccagagaagtaagtctcaaacttgtgatgtcatcatgtTTAACCATATCGAACATCTTTAATCATTCACTATCGatgaagcagctccagactttatactgcaagtttgcatttttgctatctagattttgaattttgggacatggtcatattttttaattgtctttagACCATAGGAACAACATATTGAAAATGGgagtagttcccctttaaatcaCATTGTCTTTATGTTACCCACAAGGATGAAACTCTCTCACTCACATGTCTGAGCTTCCCATAGTATGGATAGTACTTCAGGTCAAAAATGCTTTTAGGAAAAAATTGGACTTCTCCCAAGGCTTCTGGAGGTCCTCTCTGCAAGAGACAGAAGTTATGATTCCTTaacattttcagacatattgctgagatcaaattaaaaatgtttatgtataCTTACCTTAACTCCACAAGTCACATTAATTGGTTTGCCCTGGCCTGGTAAGTAACCCAGAATCTATTTAAAGGTAAGAATAGTAAGAAACAAATGACACACTGGGggaattcaaaaatatttggagaaaataatgatctccttaataataataaataataataatcttcatttatagagcacttttcaaaaacagcaatacAAAATCCTTTACagggcagtaaaataaaacagaaacaaaaaagtctaaaaatcaAGACAATCAAAAATCAATTTGATGTATAAAACTGAGGAAATAAAAGACACTTCAAAGACAAGTAGAACTTGAGTAAAATCAGGCTCTCCAATAAAAATGGACTTAAAAGTACTATAGTGACACACTTTtttagtattgatttttttaaaaatattttttattgtatagtttacttattttcttgtcttgtttgaCTCCTTTACTCCTTtggattgtgtgtttttgtgttaaatatcTGCGACAAGGCATGATTTTTCCTCCAAGGAAATCTGTATTACTGCGGTACACATGCttctcaaaaaaatatatccGAAATGAtaatagtaaagaaaaaagtagttCTAATTTCTATTTGACATGTCTTCAAAGTGGGAGATTGCAAGTTGTCCCGTGTTCGTTTGGGTTTTGGtctaaagacatgcaggttaggttaaCTGGTGCCTTTAAATTGGCCGCCGGTGTGAATGAATGGTTGTCTGTTGCTTGGTGTCGGCCCTCTGATAGGCTGGTGGCCTGTCCAGGTTGTACTCCACCTCTCATCCAATCACAGCTGGGATTCATTTCGACATCGAGAGGTGGATCTGCTGCTGAAAACTTTCAAGTATCAAACAatttatttcctgcattctggtgggTTTTTATGTgccaatttgttgtttttctgcctcaATTTATAGCGTAAAAGtccataattttatttaaataaacttcCTCTgccactttcatgtttttactgtgggggacaaatgcacatattctaAATATGTCCCCCTGCGTCACCGCTGAAATCTACACCAGTGTCTGGGACAGACTGCAGTGCCCCTGCGACCCTGAACAGGATAAGAGGTTACACATAATGGATGTCCTCAAAATGAACTTCAGTGGACGTTTGCCTGTCAGAGACTTTGTCAGTCGAAATGTTGCTTCAAATTGGTAGCATGAAAATTTCATTATGTGGACAATCTGTCATTTTGTATGCTATTTTAGTGTCTGCACCACATTTTtatgcataaatatttttttaaaaattacagcaACCCTCTTTTAAAGAGTGGATCAGAGTTGGCAAAAGTGGCATCATATGAACAAATGTCTTTCAGCTGTATGGACAGGACTGAGAAATATGTGGCGAAGTGGAGAGACTATTTGGAGTAGATTGCTGATGTGGACAGATCATGAAGTGAATCATAAACCAGATGCATGAGACTTATTTAAACACTTTATGGGTGTCTGAGACCTAACTTCCTGCTGTAGATCAGAGTAGATCATGGTGCATATCCATGTAGATATATggatttattttgcatgtttatttattttattttttttaatttaatttaattttgttcgttttggttttttttgctttattttttttatttttgtgttttttaattacttattatttaagtcatgtattttatttatttatatatttgtagtgatttattgtttatatatatatatatatatatatatatatatatatagatgcGTGTAtgttgaagttaaaaaaaaagttcaataaaatattcatgaaaaagaaaaactacatgCAAAATTTTCATTCTAACTTGTATAAGAATGTGATTGTGCATAACTTTCCATTCAAAAAGTTGTGCACAAATggcttcttcatcctctccctgAAACGGCCACAAGATGTCCCTCACTGAGAAAAGCTTCAACAGTCCAGCAACAAACTGTGTCCCTGCTGTTTTATGTCCCCCcttttgtctgcactttttGAAAGTGCGCTGTTTTACAGGTTTTGGTGACACTCGTCTTACCCGGTTCATTCGAAGGAGGATGCATGGCCGTCCCTGAGAATAGCCATAGTGGGGGTCCTGCAGCCCCGAACAGTCCCCCAACCAGGACCTCTTAAACTGACACGCTTTCCGCTCGGCCTTCTCCTCCAAGTCGTCCTGCATGAAGTATCTGTCCTGTGCACAGCGAATGTTCTTCCTCTCCTGAGCTCCATCGTTGTACGCTGAAAATGGAGagcagggggagagaggcagagaaggagggagggagggagtgagagaggagGGCATAAATAAACCCTCGCTACAGCAATGCCCTGCCAGACTCAGGCCTCTGATTAAGGAAGCTTGACAAAAGcagggtgagaaaaaaaaaactgaattgaatgGCTGCACTCTGCCCACAAAGAGGCTTCCCTTCCCAGCATGCCCTGCAAGAACCAAATGGAAAAAGGGGACAAAGGTAGCGAAGATGAGGATTAACCCATCGCATGCCCGTTTAACAGCCTCATCTGACCCCCCCCTAAACTTTAACATCACCCCAATAATCAGTACAGACTCACGCCTTAGATATTCATCCATAGACCTGGCGTACTTCTTCCAGGATTTGCGATCAGAGGCGTTGAAGGCGATCTCGTGGCCTTCTAGGTGTGGGACCATCGTCATACCTGCCagtggagacacagagacagtcaACTGTGCTGAGACTCCAGTAGAAACGACAGGTTGAAGGACGGTGGAGCAGAGGGGAGCGGGACAGGATGCAGTGGAGTGGGTGTGGGGTTATATTTACCTGGTGGCATCACTCTATCATTGAAGGTTGGATGGTAGGGACTAATGGACCACATGAGGCAAAACAAACAGCCGCCAAACATGGCTGCGAGAAACGTATAAAGTGCAGCGTAGAAGAGAAGGATGAGGCCTGAAAGAGGAGTGAAAAAAGGAGTTATTAGggtgaatttttctttttttgtaaataagtTTTATTGAGTGTTTATCTCACTAAAAAAGGTTACAAAACATGTATATTTGTCTTCAGTCTAACCATTAATCCCTCCCTACCATCCTGCCCACCCACCTATAGGATTACATCAGAAAATACATTCAGGTGCAGCAgggaaaacagcatcaaataattgtattaaataaaaagtagaaagaGAGGGCGTAAAGAAAGAAACCAAAGAGgacaaaagaaagaataataataataaataacaaacaaacaaaaaaatctatctcGTGTAATGTAACATTTATAGGTACCAAGCTATTCTTTAAGGGTGAATAAGGATATTATATCAGTATGactttatattgttttgaatGACAAAGATAAAAGGAAATAAGTATTATATTTAGACAAGTTTAGGAAAATTAATGAGAGTATAGGTTTAAATCGataaggaagctggttaattgTAAATCAATGATTTATAGAGAAGCagtgggattaaataagtttgtacttttcactccttttcaaatatttaaacaggGTCATCAAGAGTGTGAGAatctcttttgcttttttcactgtctgtaaagatcactttctctgtctttccGCTAGTCTTTAtgatcatttctctttttcacatttgaaataaatttccAAATTAGGTCAGATGCCGTACATGCATAAAAGTGGCTTATGTAACATAACAAATCATCTCTCTGATCTGAGTGGAGAGATAATgaactgttgcttttttttttctttgctcagaCTGTGTGGTCTGTCTGGACTCCAGCTACTGTCCTTGATCAGGACGGTCActaatttgtttactttacaAAAGCACTGTCCTCCCCTCATGTTTGGACCTGCAAATGACTCTAatagtt
Proteins encoded in this window:
- the atp1b4 gene encoding protein ATP1B4 — protein: MEPSSTEGGAEEKLLKNHPANVPHKVLLKHGQELEEEQEELAEHQPLEQEDLNFERWKRRPLPKRTLHQKIDDLKTYLWNAETNEFMGRSGKSWSLILLFYAALYTFLAAMFGGCLFCLMWSISPYHPTFNDRVMPPGMTMVPHLEGHEIAFNASDRKSWKKYARSMDEYLRPYNDGAQERKNIRCAQDRYFMQDDLEEKAERKACQFKRSWLGDCSGLQDPHYGYSQGRPCILLRMNRILGYLPGQGKPINVTCGVKRGPPEALGEVQFFPKSIFDLKYYPYYGKLRHVNYSSPVVAVRFAGVQYDTHVQIQCKLNGKGIVNDSPTDRYLGSVTFTLDVGA